A single window of Stegostoma tigrinum isolate sSteTig4 unplaced genomic scaffold, sSteTig4.hap1 scaffold_388, whole genome shotgun sequence DNA harbors:
- the LOC132208412 gene encoding utrophin-like: protein MCSCGLRSCGGHGSGTAVSWPYAAEPAPEERAQRIAKAVRKQSTEVKENWEQLKIRASNWQKQVEKALEKLEELQKVLDDLEAHVITAEGVHTDRQPVSDLLVDSLQDHLDKTTGKDYLQNLRLGFERQQPLFWRDNGNCRCWRMRDNNVWSWMKTAGQAAS from the exons atgtgctcgtgtggtctcaggagttgcggaggtcacggctctgggacagccgtttcatggccctatgctgcag aacctgccccggaagagagagcccagagaattgccaaagctgtccgcaaacagtcaacagaagtgaaggaaaattgggaacaactgaaaatccgtgcgagcaactggcagaaacaggtggaaaaggcgttggagaaacttgaagaactgcagaaagttctggatgatcttgaggctcatgtgataacagctgagggggtccacactgatcggcaacctgtgagtgacctgcttgttgactcattgcaggatcacttggataaaaccaca ggtaaggactatcttcaaaatctgagattgggttttgaaagacagcagcctttgttttggagagataatgggaactgcagatgctggagaatgcgagataacaacgtgtggagctggatgaagacagcaggccaagcagcatcttag